Proteins encoded together in one Coffea arabica cultivar ET-39 chromosome 2c, Coffea Arabica ET-39 HiFi, whole genome shotgun sequence window:
- the LOC113726953 gene encoding citrate synthase, mitochondrial, with product MVFFRSVSLLSKLRSRAVRQPNLSNSVRWLQIQTSSPDLDLRSQLKDLIPEQQDRLKKLKSEHGKVQLGNITVDMVLGGMRGMTGLLWETSLLDPDEGIRFRGLSIPECQKLLPSAKPSGEPMPEGLLWLLLTGKVPTKEQADSLSQELRSRATIPDHVFKTIEALPVTAHPMTQFATGVMALQVQSEFQKAYEKGIHKSKFWEPTYEDSLNLIAQLPTVASYVYRRIYKNGQTIPMDDSLDYGGNFAHMLGFGNPEMKELMRLYVTIHTDHEGGNVSAHTGHLVASALSDPYLSFAAALNGLAGPLHGLANQEVLLWIKSVVEECGENITKEQLKDYVWKTLNGGKVVPGFGHGVLRKTDPRYTCQREFALKHLPNDPLFQLVSKLYEVVPPILLELGKVKNPWPNVDAHSGVLLNHYGLTEARYYTVLFGVSRAIGICSQLIWDRALGLPLERPKSVTMEWLENYCKKAAA from the exons ATGGTCTTCTTCCGGAGCGTTTCGCTGCTATCGAAGCTGCGGTCTCGTGCT GTTCGACAGCCTAATCTGAGCAATTCTGTTCGCTGGCTTCAAATTCAGACCTCGTCTCCTGATCTG GATCTTCGTTCTCAGCTAAAGGACCTGATTCCAGAACAACAG GATCGGCTGAAAAAACTTAAGTCAGAACATGGAAAAGTTCAACTGGGAAATATTACAGTTGATATG GTACTCGGTGGCATGAGAGGAATGACTGGATTACTTTGGGAAACTTCATTGCTTGACCCTGATGAG GGTATCCGCTTTCGAGGTTTATCTATTCCTGAATGTCAGAAATTGTTACCATCAGCAAAGCCTAGTGGAGAGCCAATGCCTGAGGGTCTTCTCTGGCTTCTATTGACAGGAAAA GTTCCAACAAAAGAACAAGCTGATTCATTATCTCAGGAACTAAGAAGTCGTGCAACTATTCCAG ATCATGTATTTAAGACAATTGAAGCCTTGCCCGTTACTGCTCATCCAATGACTCAATTTGCAACTGGTGTCATGGCTCTTCAG GTACAAAGTGAATTCCAGAAAGCATATGAAAAGGGAATACACAAATCAAA ATTCTGGGAGCCGACATATGAAGACTCTCTTAATTTGATTGCTCAGCTTCCAACTGTTGCTTCTTATGTCTACCGCAG AATATACAAGAATGGGCAAACTATACCGATGGACGACTCCCTAGATTATGGTGGGAATTTTGCACACATGCTTGGTTTTGGTAACCCTGAAATGAAAGAGCTTATGAGGCTTTATGTCACCATCCATAC TGACCACGAAGGTGGAAATGTTAGCGCTCACACTGGTCACCTG GTTGCTAGTGCCCTTTCAGATCCTTATCTGTCATTTGCTGCTGCATTGAATGGTTTAGCTGGACCGCTGCATGGGTTGGCGAATCAG GAAGTTTTGCTGTGGATTAAATCTGTTGTTGAAGAATGTGGGGAGAACATCACTAAAGAACAGTTGAAAGACTATGTTTGGAAGACACTGAACGGTGGCAAG GTTGTTCCCGGATTTGGACATGGAGTTTTGCGCAAAACAGATCcaagatacacatgccagagaGAGTTTGCATTGAAGCACTTGCCTAATGATCCGCTATTCCAATTG GTGTCAAAGCTTTATGAAGTTGTACCTCCAATTCTGTTAGAACTTGGCAAG GTAAAAAATCCTTGGCCTAATGTTGATGCCCACAGTGGTGTGTTGCTGAACCATTACGGTTTAACTGAAGCAAG GTATTATACAGTTCTCTTTGGTGTGTCAAGGGCTATTGGCATTTGCTCTCAG CTAATATGGGACCGAGCccttggattgccacttgagaGGCCGAAAAGTGTTACAATGGAGTGGCTTGAGAATTACTGCAAGAAAGCTGCGGCTTAA
- the LOC113724105 gene encoding uncharacterized protein, producing the protein MEQSNLGRAPLKMSGSRDKRNSNLYCLYHRDIGHETEDCNDLKREIENLIRQGHLKQFIRRSGGHSRDENQRDKRGDQRRDERRILRSNCRPPEDPRETKRPPRDGSSGQGLGYGANIAGVINTIAGGPTGGDSQNSRKRTYRQANPNQVESSSRLSEVISYGPSDPVPAASSSHETLVIEVLTNNYIVKKVYIDPGSSVDVKYLRTFERLKLAKEHMTPVRTPLVGFGGHIVHPERMVTLTVTVRRHSRCRTIPVNFVIVKVDSPYNLLLGRPALNALRAVYSTNHLSFKFPTPAGVVEVSSDICAARECYLATLQAASPSASETRPEKRSNILSIDSIDPQ; encoded by the coding sequence ATGGAACAGAGCAACCTCGGGAGGGCACCTCTTAAGATGTCCGGCAGCAGGGATAAAAGGAACTCGAACCTCTACTGCCTATATCATCGAGATATAGGGCACGAGACGGAGGACTGCAATGATCTCAAAAGGGAGATCGAGAACCTCATCAGGCAAGGACACCTCAAGCAGTTCATCCGCCGAAGTGGAGGTCATTCGCGCGACGAGAATCAACGTGACAAACGGGGTGACCAACGCCGGGATGAAAGACGAATTTTGAGAAGCAATTGCAGACCACCTGAGGATCCTAGAGAGACAAAGAGGCCTCCCCGAGATGGATCTTCGGGTCAAGGGTTAGGATATGGGGCCAACATTGCCGGAGTCATCAACACCATTGCCGGAGGTCCGACGGGAGGGGATAGTCAAAACTCCCGAAAGAGGACTTACAGGCAAGCTAACCCTAATCAGGTCGAGTCTAGCTCCCGCCTATCCGAGGTGATCTCCTACGGGCCCAGCGATCCTGTTCCAGCTGCTTCTAGTAGTCATGAAACTTTGGTGATTGAGGTGCTCACCAACAACTACATTGTGAAGAAGGTCTACATCGACCCAGGGAGTTCGGTGGATGTCAAGTACCTCCGCACCTTTGAGAGGCTTAAACTAGCAAAGGAGCACATGACCCCGGTGAGAACTCCTCTCGTAGGGTTCGGGGGACACATTGTGCATCCCGAGAGGATGGTGACTCTGACGGTAACCGTAAGGCGTCACTCCCGCTGCAGGACCATCCCCGTCAACTTTGTAATAGTTAAGGTCGATTCCCCGTACAATCTACTCTTAGGTCGGCCTGCGCTTAATGCTTTGCGAGCAGTATACTCTACCAACCACCTAAGTTTTAAGTTTCCTACTCCTGCGGGGGTGGTCGAGGTCAGCAGCGACATCTGCGCTGCCCGAGAGTGTTACCTCGCCACTCTACAAGCGGCCTCCCCATCAGCCTCCGAAACGAGACCCGAGAAGAGGTCAAATATCCTCTCAATAGATAGCATTGATCCTCAGTAA